Proteins encoded in a region of the Magallana gigas chromosome 8, xbMagGiga1.1, whole genome shotgun sequence genome:
- the LOC105322184 gene encoding neuropeptide Y receptor type 1, whose amino-acid sequence MQVKNSAIMGYSLMDPNTNESVFTFFSEFNQTWPGQSGIEVTILIIILIMAIAGNTMVVMAVFRNKKMRRPTNYFIVNLAVADLLFAAWIPFIFITRITQHWVFGHAICKLVTYVQFVSGTSSILTMMMISIERHNYVCARPDKRITLNISVFLILVIWIFSLAFPIPVAIAQTETSLTFSNITFTFCGLSWPDSFHVNVYLGSMVCLFFVLPLIIISYNYVKIFRVMRSSSTRTKSVRADKRAEKQERLTKMFVAIVCIFVVMWLPFFIVSFLAVYLKQITSTQFTVTIILASANTSQNPVIYGFFNTKFQREFRSMCNCCLKHYDSSTTYKIDRDDGTLNGTFTSSK is encoded by the exons GTCAGTCGGGAATAGAAGTGACAATCCTCATCATCATTCTCATCATGGCAATAGCAGGGAACACAATG GTTGTGATGGCGGTCTTTAGAAACAAGAAGATGAGAAGGCCAACCAATTACTTCATTGTGAATCTCGCCGTGGCCGATTTGCTGTTCGCAGCCTGGATCCCATTCATTTTCATAACTCGCATAACTCAACATTGGGTGTTTGGTCACGCAATCTGTAAACTTGTGACGTATGTCCAGTTCGTGAGTGGAACCAGCTCCATACTAACTATGATGATGATCAGCATAGAGCGCCATAACTATGTCTGTGCTCGCCCCGACAAGAGAATCACGCTAAATATTTCCGTGTTCCTAATCCTCGTCATCTGGATCTTCTCTCTGGCTTTTCCAATACCCGTGGCCATCGCTCAGACGGAGACTTCTCTCACTTTCAGCaacattacatttacattttgtgGTTTGTCGTGGCCCGATTCTTTTCACGTAAATGTTTATCTAGGTAGCATGGTGtgtttatttttcgttttaCCTCTAATCATCATATCATACAACTACGTcaaaattttcagagtcatgaGATCATCGTCCACCCGTACCAAGAGTGTTCGCGCAGATAAACGCGCAGAAAAACAAGAACGACTCACCAAAATGTTTGTAGCTATTGTGTGCATATTTGTTGTAATGTGGTTACCGTTTTTTATCGTTAGTTTCTTGGCAGTGTACCTTAAACAAATAACCTCGACCCAATTCACGGTCACCATCATCCTAGCCTCAGCAAATACCAGCCAGAATCCGGTTATATACGGGTTCTTTAACACAAAATTTCAGCGGGAATTTCGAAGTATGTGCAACTGCTGTCTTAAACATTACGACTCCTCCACAACTTACAAAATAGACAGAGATGATGGCACACTCAATGGGACATTTACAAGTTCCAAGTAA
- the LOC105322181 gene encoding ankyrin repeat domain-containing protein 53: MSSGDKGQVGTESPRPLRKRRTRMANDKRIADDEFMAAAIGDVEWLRQSLREQKGKINFDKNGLSAIHLAAIHGRLDCLKLLIEKYKVNINLSSTTGWRAIHLCISNQTGKRALQCLQYLLNKHADPSIPNNDGITPVHQAASEGHVQCLKLLIEIGAKIDGQDIRGHTPLDLAKLWGHKKCARILAAELWHQDKNNVAKELGQLRKLKMQQVLKEMEEQDEFKAAQEYYGEKAYQEWIQKKGLNGKSPTEENKEDLSKSDQPKKGKPVDSLMKPNSKAPPPSGKKSIPDRSNIHVAFRDDRTPSPQSGRRPADGSEEQGNEDGDKENQLTSSREKSSTPVYVNPEPWRLALHPPKPEYITNLTDEYPRDEFTMMPRTKSAHKYFDGKFASREHTDGDLRSKKLKKDIRQPNLPKDVIKQGLSKDPTAEQRPVLFKPIHMYDVTMKKKYGDSVKGKSEVSLHLCDDFSSFVYQNSLQRASTIDVLSPKSVTSDWLSSRYPRDKVINTIKNMKNPTMFPNIRGEEYDINYGDIATFN, from the exons atgtcaAGCGGAGATAAAGGTCAAGTCGGTACGGAGTCACCGCGTCCTCTGAGAAAACGACGAACTCGCATGGCGAACGACAAACGAATAGCGGATGATGAGTTTATGGCAGCCGCCATAGGAGATGTAGAATGGCTAAGACAGAGTCTAAGGgaacaaaaaggaaaaataaatttcgaTAAAAAC GGTTTGTCGGCGATTCACCTGGCGGCCATCCATGGCAGACTGGACTGCCTGAAGCTGCTGATCGAGAAGTATAAGGTGAATATTAATCTGTCCAGTACCACGGGGTGGAGAGCCATACACCTGTGTATCAGTAACCAGACGGGCAAGCGGGCCCTGCAGTGTCTACAATACCTCCTCAACAAGCACGCAGACCCATCCAT ACCTAACAATGACGGTATAACACCAGTCCATCAAGCAGCCTCAGAGGGACACGTGCAATGTCTCAAACTTTTGATCGAGATCGGGGCAAAAATAGACGGACAGGACATAAGAGGCCACACCCCTCTAGATTTGGCGAAACTGTGGGGACACAAGAAGTGTGCCAG AATACTGGCTGCAGAACTGTGGCACCAAGACAAGAACAACGTCGCCAAGGAGCTGGGACAGTTACGTAAGCTGAAGATGCAGCAGGTGCTGAAGGAGATGGAGGAACAGGATGAGTTCAAGGCGGCCCAGGAGTACTACGGCGAGAAGGCCTATCAGGAGTGGATACAG AAAAAGGGTCTGAATGGGAAATCGCCAACTGAAGAAAATAAGGAAGATTTGTCAAAATCTGATCAGCCTAAGAAAGGAAAACCAGTTGATTCATTAATGAAGCCTAACAGCAAAGCCCCACCCCCCAGTGGTAAAAAAAGCATTCCAGATAGGAGCAATATTCACGTGGCTTTTCGAGATGACAGAACTCCCTCTCCACAAAGTGGAAGAAGGCCAGCTGATGGTTCGGAAGAACAAGGAAATGAGGATGGCGATAAAGAAAATCAGTTAACATCATCCAGGGAGAAATCATCCACCCCTGTTTATGTTAACCCTGAACCCTGGAGGCTGGCACTTCATCCCCCAAAACCGGAGTATATAACCAATCTCACAGACGAATATCCAAGGGATGAGTTCACCATGATGCCAAGAACCAAATCTGCCCACAAGTATTTTGACGGAAAGTTTGCCAGTAGGGAACACACTGACGGGGATTTGAGAAGCAAGAAGTTGAAAAAAGATATACGCCAGCCAAATTTACCAAAAGATGTCATCAAGCAAGGGCTGTCCAAGGATCCAACAGCGGAACAACGACCAGTCCTGTTTAAACCCATACACATGTATGATGTCACAATGAAGAAGAAATACGGGGATTCTGTGAAGGGAAAGAGCGAGGTCTCTTTGCATCTATGTGACGACTTTTCGTCGTTTGTATATCAGAACAGTCTACAGAGAGCCAGCACTATTGACGTTTTGTCCCCAAAGTCCGTCACCTCAGATTGGCTCAGTTCCAGATATCCCAGGGACAAAGTGATAAATAccatcaaaaatatgaaaaatcccaccaTGTTCCCCAATATACGAGGAGAGGAGTATGACATTAATTATGGAGACATCGCCACCTTTAATTGA